In Brachybacterium saurashtrense, the genomic stretch CGCAGCTGTTCGAGGCCGCGCGGCTGGGGCTGGGCACGCTCGGGGTGGTGCTCGAGGTGACCGTGCAGTGCGTGCCCCGCTACCGTCTCGAACTGGTCGAGCGCACGGTGCCGTGGGACGCGGGGGTCGGCGGGTTCCTCGCGGACTCCGCGCGCGCCGACCACTACGAGCTGTTCTGGTTCCCCCGCACCGACCGCGTCACCGCCCGCACCATGCACCGCCTGCCGGCCGCCGCGCCCCGGGAGCGGCCCGCCCGCGCGCTCGAGCTCCTCCAGCAGGAGGTCCTGGGCAACGGGGTGTGGGAGGCGCTGTGCCGCGGCGCCGCGCTGGCCCCGCCGCTGTCACGGCCCGTCGCCGAGCTCGCCTCGCTCGTGTTCGCCGGGCCGCGGGTGGTGGACGACTCCGCCGCGGTGTACGTGGCCCCGCGCCGGGTGCGCTTCCACGAGTCCGAGTGGGCGCTGCCCGCGGAATGCGCCGAGGAGGCGCTGGCGGCGCTGCGGGAGCGCTTCGCAGCGGAACGGGTGCGCGTCACCTTCCCGCTCGAGATCCGCCGCGCCGCGGCCGACGACGTCTGGCTCTCCACCGCCCACGGCCGGGACACCGTCTACATCGCCGCGCACCGCTACCACCGCGAGGAGCCCGGGCCCTATCTCCTGCTCGTCCAGCGCACCCTCGCCCGCTTCGGCGCCCGGCCGCACTGGGGGAAGATGCACTGGCTGGGAGCGCGGGAGCTGTCGCAGCGGTATCCGCGCTTCGAGGAGTTCCGCGCCGTGCGCGCCGCGGCGGACCCGGACGGCGTGTTCATGACCCCGTACCTGCGCCACCTGCTGGGGTGAGGGGTCGGGGTGGTCCGGTCCTCGGTCCGCTCGCCACCCCGGCCCGACCCCATCACGTGGCCCGGTCCGCCGTCGGCCCGGTCCGCACCCCGGCCCGCGGCCCCCGGGCTGACCTGGCCCGACTAGCCTGGCGGGGTGAACACCTCCGCGCCCCGCCCCACGCCCGACGCCCCCTCGCACGCAGCCCCCGCCGTCCCCTCGCCCGCCGAGCTGCGGGACATCGCGCTCGCCGCTGCCCACGAGGCCGCCGAGTACCTGCGCGGCCTGGACCGCGACGGCATGGCCCGGG encodes the following:
- a CDS encoding D-arabinono-1,4-lactone oxidase; this translates as MSTPPRRPARHRTWSGAVRWSPQQVLRPTTTDGVVAAVRTARARGCALRVLGAGHSFSALAATDGITLSLDGLQGLVRADPRTGLATVRGGTRLWVLADLLAPHGLALSVMGDIDRQSLAGAIQTGTHGTGARFTGFAAMVRALRLVLADGSVVETSPSRDPQLFEAARLGLGTLGVVLEVTVQCVPRYRLELVERTVPWDAGVGGFLADSARADHYELFWFPRTDRVTARTMHRLPAAAPRERPARALELLQQEVLGNGVWEALCRGAALAPPLSRPVAELASLVFAGPRVVDDSAAVYVAPRRVRFHESEWALPAECAEEALAALRERFAAERVRVTFPLEIRRAAADDVWLSTAHGRDTVYIAAHRYHREEPGPYLLLVQRTLARFGARPHWGKMHWLGARELSQRYPRFEEFRAVRAAADPDGVFMTPYLRHLLG